Within the Micromonospora citrea genome, the region GTAGACCAGCTCGCCGTAGCGCGGCTCGGCCGCGACGACCTGGATGCCGTCGACCTTGTCGCGCAGGTAGCGCCCCGTGCCCATCAGCGTCCCCGTGGTGCCGAGGCCGGCCACGAAGTGCGTGATCGTGGGCAGGTCGTGCAGCAGCTCGGGACCGGTGGTCTCGTAGTGCGCGCGGGCGTTCGCCTCGTTGCCGTACTGGAAGAGCATCACCCAGTCGGGGTGCTCGGCCGCGATCTGCTTCGCGGTGGCCACCGCCTGGTTCGAGCCGCCCGCCGCCGGCGAGAAGATGATCTCCGCGCCGTACATCCGGAGCAGTTGCACCCGCTCGGTGGAGACGTTCTCCGGCATGACGCAGACCAGCCGGTAGCCGCGCAGCTTCGCCACCATGGCCAGGGAGATGCCGGTGTTGCCGCTGGTCGGTTCGAGGATCGTGTCGCCCGGCCGGAGCCGGCCCGCCTCCTCGGCCGCCCGGACCATGAACAGGGCCGCCCGGTCCTTGATGCTCCCGGTCGGGTTCCGGTCCTCCAGCTTCGCCCAGAGCCGCACCGGCGGCGCCCCGTCGGGCACCGTCGGGGAGAGCCGCGGCAGGCCGACCAGGGGCGTTCCGCCGCAGGCGTCCAGCAGACTGTCGTACCGCGCCATCGCGGCCGCCTCAGCGGGCGGCGACGGCCGCGCGGTGACCGGCGATCGCCGCGGCGGCGGCGAAGCCGAACGCGCCACCCGCGACCGCCGGCAGGATGGTCACGCTGTCGCCGTCGTTGAGCTTGGCGTCCAGCGCGCCCAGGAAGCGGACGTCCTCGTCGTTGACGTAGACGTTGACGAAGCGGTGCAGCGCCCCGGCGTCGGTGACCAGCCGGGCCTTCAGGCCGGCGTGCCGGGAGTCCAGGTCGGTGAGCAGGTCGCCGAGCGTGTCGCCGGCGCCCTCGACGACCTTCGCGCCGCCGGTGTAGCTGCGCAGGATGGTGGGGATGCGGACCTCGATGGCCATGGTGTCGTGCTCCTCGCTGATGATCGGGTGTGCCGGAAGGTGACGGGACGTGGACGGGTGTGACGGCGCTGGGATCAGCGGCCGGAACACTCGTAGTCGACCGTCGCCGGGCTCTGCCCGAACATGTAGGACTGCACGGCGTGCGGGTCCACCCCCGCGTCGAGGATGCGCACCGGCTCCTCGGTCACCACGCCGTCCACGATGCGGAAGGAGCGGATCTCCTCCGTGTCGGGCTCGCGGGTGGAGACCAGCAGGTAGTGCGCGCCCGGCTCGCCGGCGAAGGAGACGTCCGTCCGGGACGGGTAGGCCTCCGTGGCGGTGTGCGAGTGGTAGATGACGACGGGCTCCTCGTCCCGGTCGTCCATCTCGCGCCACACCCGCAACTGCTCCATCGAGTCGAACTCGTAGAACGTCATGGAGCGGGCGGCGTTGTCCATCGGGATGTGCCGGGTGGGGGTGTCGCTGCCGACGGGACCGGCGACCACGCCGCACGCCTCGTCGGGGTGGTCCCGGCGCGCGTGGGCGACGATCGCGTCGACGATCGACCGGTCGATGCTCAGCACGTGTTCCAGCCTAACTCGTGCGCGACGCCAATCTAAGGTGGTGCCGGTCACGCCTAGTCGATCAAGGCGTTGAGCAGGGACTCCTGGAGATAGCCGAGATAGGCGTAGACCGACAGTTGGAACACGCGGCTCGATGTCGGATCCTCCGCGACCGCGTCGTCGAGCTCCTCGCCGAGGTCGGTGCCGTCCTTGATCTCCAGTCGGACGCCCATCGCCAGCCGGGCGTCGTTGAGCGCCCGCAGCCACGCCTCGGCGGCCTCCGCGTCGAGGCGCACCTCGCCCCCGGCGGAGTCGGGCAGGGCGGCGAGGATCGCGCCGGCCTGGTCGATCTTGCCGGTCTTGAGGTCGCCCTCGGTGTAGCGGCGGAACTCGGCGGTGCCGGACGGGTCCTCCGGGTAGACGTCGGGGAAGAGCCGGCCGACCACCGGATCCGAGTGGTCGAAGCCGTCGGTCAGCAGGCCGACCACCTCGGAGGCGACCTTGCGCAGCACCCGGACCTCGTCGACGGCGAACGTGGCGACGTAGCGGTCGCCCTGGCGACGGAACATGCTCACGACCGGTCCACCGTCGCCCACAGCCCGTACGCGTGCAGCTGCGACGCGTCGTGCTCCATCCGCTCCCGCGCGCCGCTGGAGACGACGGCG harbors:
- a CDS encoding PLP-dependent cysteine synthase family protein; translated protein: MARYDSLLDACGGTPLVGLPRLSPTVPDGAPPVRLWAKLEDRNPTGSIKDRAALFMVRAAEEAGRLRPGDTILEPTSGNTGISLAMVAKLRGYRLVCVMPENVSTERVQLLRMYGAEIIFSPAAGGSNQAVATAKQIAAEHPDWVMLFQYGNEANARAHYETTGPELLHDLPTITHFVAGLGTTGTLMGTGRYLRDKVDGIQVVAAEPRYGELVYGLRNIDEGYVPELYDATVLSRRFSVGTRDAVLRTRQLVEVEGIFAGFSTGAILHAALAVAHEAVRDGRRADVAFVVADGGWKYLSTGAYGGTLADAEDALEGQLWA
- a CDS encoding MoaD family protein → MAIEVRIPTILRSYTGGAKVVEGAGDTLGDLLTDLDSRHAGLKARLVTDAGALHRFVNVYVNDEDVRFLGALDAKLNDGDSVTILPAVAGGAFGFAAAAAIAGHRAAVAAR
- a CDS encoding Mov34/MPN/PAD-1 family protein; the protein is MLSIDRSIVDAIVAHARRDHPDEACGVVAGPVGSDTPTRHIPMDNAARSMTFYEFDSMEQLRVWREMDDRDEEPVVIYHSHTATEAYPSRTDVSFAGEPGAHYLLVSTREPDTEEIRSFRIVDGVVTEEPVRILDAGVDPHAVQSYMFGQSPATVDYECSGR
- a CDS encoding DUF2017 domain-containing protein, which produces MFRRQGDRYVATFAVDEVRVLRKVASEVVGLLTDGFDHSDPVVGRLFPDVYPEDPSGTAEFRRYTEGDLKTGKIDQAGAILAALPDSAGGEVRLDAEAAEAWLRALNDARLAMGVRLEIKDGTDLGEELDDAVAEDPTSSRVFQLSVYAYLGYLQESLLNALID